In Herpetosiphonaceae bacterium, a genomic segment contains:
- the pdxH gene encoding pyridoxamine 5'-phosphate oxidase has protein sequence MSIADLRREYSQHGLRKSEVAADPFAQFQIWFDQALRAQVPEPNAMTLATATPDGIPSARVVLLKEFDARGFVFYTNYLSRKGDELEANPRAALVFFWPEMERQVRIEGRVERVTEQEADAYFASRPEGSRLGAWASPQSQVIAGRDVLDQRLAEVAAAHAGAAVPRPAHWGGYRVVPTTIEFWQGRPSRLHDRIRYRLSADQTWLIERLAP, from the coding sequence ATGTCGATCGCCGATCTGCGTCGAGAGTATAGCCAGCACGGGCTGCGCAAAAGCGAGGTTGCCGCCGATCCGTTCGCCCAGTTTCAGATCTGGTTCGATCAAGCGCTGCGCGCTCAAGTGCCGGAGCCCAACGCGATGACTCTGGCAACTGCCACGCCCGATGGCATCCCCTCGGCGCGCGTCGTCCTGCTGAAAGAGTTCGACGCGCGCGGCTTCGTCTTCTACACCAACTATCTCAGCCGCAAAGGCGACGAGCTTGAGGCTAATCCCCGCGCGGCGCTGGTTTTTTTCTGGCCGGAGATGGAGCGGCAGGTGCGGATCGAAGGGCGCGTCGAGCGGGTGACGGAGCAAGAAGCCGATGCGTATTTCGCCAGCCGTCCGGAGGGCAGCCGTCTGGGCGCGTGGGCCTCGCCGCAGAGCCAGGTGATCGCCGGACGCGACGTGCTCGATCAACGGCTGGCAGAGGTGGCGGCGGCTCACGCTGGCGCGGCTGTTCCCCGGCCCGCGCACTGGGGCGGCTACCGCGTGGTGCCCACGACGATCGAGTTCTGGCAGGGCCGTCCCAGCCGCCTGCATGATCGCATACGCTACCGGCTGAGCGCCGATCAGACGTGGCTCATCGAGCGCTTAGCGCCCTAG
- a CDS encoding tryptophan 2,3-dioxygenase family protein: MSKALTYSSYLRVDELLSLQTPRSEGPDGPEHDELLFIVIHQVYELWFKEILHEIDYLQERLRQNETAQAARTLRRILAILKTIVAQIDVLETMTPLEFNAFRGYLESSSGFQSLQFREIEFALGYKRAAMLSHFPTDMPGRERIAARYDQPTLWDAFLQFLHCNGYELPADQLGRDVTQPLEPSPEVQAILIDVYRHNPTVSNVCERLVDMDEGFQEWRYRHVKMVERTIGIKQGTGGSSGVSYLLSTIRPFFPDLWAIRAHL; this comes from the coding sequence ATGTCGAAGGCTTTGACATATTCCAGCTATTTGCGCGTGGACGAGCTGCTGAGTCTGCAAACGCCGCGCAGCGAGGGGCCGGACGGGCCGGAGCACGATGAGCTGCTGTTTATCGTGATTCATCAGGTCTATGAACTCTGGTTCAAAGAAATCCTGCACGAGATCGATTACCTGCAAGAGCGTCTGCGGCAGAACGAAACGGCGCAAGCCGCGCGCACGCTGCGGCGCATCCTGGCAATCCTCAAGACGATCGTCGCACAGATCGATGTGCTTGAGACGATGACACCGCTCGAATTCAATGCGTTTCGCGGCTACCTGGAGTCGTCCAGCGGCTTTCAATCGTTGCAGTTCCGCGAGATCGAGTTTGCGCTGGGCTATAAGCGAGCGGCCATGCTCAGCCATTTTCCCACCGATATGCCGGGCCGCGAGCGCATCGCCGCGCGCTACGACCAGCCGACGCTGTGGGATGCTTTTTTGCAGTTCCTACACTGTAATGGCTACGAGCTGCCCGCCGATCAGCTTGGTCGCGACGTGACGCAGCCGCTCGAGCCGTCGCCTGAGGTCCAGGCGATCTTGATCGATGTGTACCGCCATAACCCGACCGTCAGTAATGTGTGCGAGCGCCTAGTCGATATGGATGAGGGCTTTCAAGAGTGGCGCTATCGCCATGTCAAAATGGTCGAGCGGACGATCGGCATTAAACAGGGCACCGGCGGCTCAAGCGGAGTCTCGTATCTGCTCTCGACGATCAGGCCGTTTTTTCCCGATCTGTGGGCGATTCGTGCCCACCTGTAG
- the kynU gene encoding kynureninase has protein sequence MPVRTDRAYADELDAQDALAHFREQFVFADPDLMYLDGNSLGRLPKAAQALAHDLVDRQWGERLIRGWNEGWFTLPERVGAKIAGLIGAQPDEVIVADSTSVNLFKLVVAALHAQQGRSRVLTDDLNFPSDIYILQGALDILDRQHCLQVVASPDGIHGPVDALRTSLDRDVALVTLSHTVFKSGYVYDMPAITKAVHDAGGLMLWDLSHSVGSVPVDLNAATVDLAIGCCYKYLNGGPGAPAFLYIRRDLQERLLNPITGWMGQRNVFQFGLQYQPAAGLRRFLTGTPSVISLALIEPGVDLLLAAGIDALREKSVRQSEYLIALWQELLAPLGFTLNSPRDACWRGSHVSLGHAEGLRIDLALINDMRVLPDFRAPDNIRLGIAPIYTSFRDIHTCVMRMRQTVVERLYEKYARAAPAVT, from the coding sequence ATGCCTGTACGAACAGATCGAGCCTATGCCGACGAGCTTGACGCGCAGGACGCGCTGGCACACTTTCGCGAGCAATTCGTCTTTGCCGATCCCGACCTGATGTATCTCGACGGCAACTCGCTGGGACGCCTGCCGAAGGCTGCTCAAGCCCTGGCCCATGATCTGGTTGATCGCCAGTGGGGCGAGCGCCTGATCCGTGGCTGGAACGAGGGCTGGTTTACGCTGCCGGAGCGCGTCGGCGCGAAGATCGCGGGGCTGATCGGCGCGCAGCCCGACGAGGTGATCGTTGCCGACTCGACCTCGGTCAATCTGTTCAAGCTGGTCGTCGCCGCGCTGCACGCTCAGCAGGGGCGGTCGCGCGTGCTGACCGACGACCTCAATTTTCCATCGGACATCTATATTTTGCAGGGCGCGCTCGACATCCTCGACCGCCAGCATTGCCTGCAAGTCGTCGCCTCGCCCGACGGGATTCACGGCCCGGTCGATGCGCTGCGGACGAGCCTGGATCGCGACGTGGCACTGGTCACACTGTCGCACACGGTCTTCAAAAGCGGCTATGTCTACGATATGCCCGCGATCACCAAGGCAGTACACGATGCTGGCGGGCTGATGCTCTGGGATCTGAGCCACTCCGTCGGCTCGGTGCCGGTCGATCTCAACGCGGCTACTGTCGATCTGGCGATCGGCTGCTGCTACAAGTATCTCAACGGCGGTCCGGGCGCACCCGCGTTCCTGTATATCCGCCGCGATCTGCAAGAGCGGCTGCTTAATCCGATCACCGGCTGGATGGGCCAGCGCAACGTTTTTCAGTTTGGCCTGCAGTACCAGCCTGCGGCGGGCCTGCGCCGCTTTTTGACCGGCACGCCATCGGTGATCTCGCTCGCGCTGATCGAGCCGGGCGTCGATCTGCTGCTGGCGGCGGGCATCGACGCGCTGCGCGAGAAGTCGGTGCGCCAAAGCGAGTATCTGATCGCGCTGTGGCAGGAGCTTCTCGCTCCTCTGGGCTTTACGCTCAACTCGCCGCGTGATGCCTGCTGGCGCGGCTCGCATGTCTCGCTGGGCCATGCCGAGGGCCTGAGGATCGATCTGGCGCTGATCAACGATATGCGGGTCTTGCCCGATTTCCGCGCGCCCGACAATATTCGCCTGGGCATCGCGCCGATCTATACCTCGTTCCGCGACATTCACACCTGCGTGATGCGGATGCGGCAGACGGTCGTCGAGCGGCTGTACGAAAAGTACGCCAGGGCTGCCCCAGCCGTCACGTAG
- a CDS encoding MFS transporter has product MEHTTTTRRSQDGRSKLWFHIAVAFAALMFIGTNDGAIGVLLPSLQQQYGLDKRTVSYLFFSGTCGYLVAAFTSGLLVEWLGRRTFLTLGGLALFTGMITIASVPPWLIVLLALVVLGFGVAIVDAGLNAYVASLPNNTALLNYLHAFYGGGALVGPLLASQMLAFGWGWYRVYGLLAVLAVLLTINLVVAFHGAEQPSHDSAAHDQQHTGNVMRAALGLPIVWVAALFLFLYVGVEVSVGSWVYSFLTEHRGIATLLSGRLVSGYWFGLMLGRLVLGGVTERLGNVLVIQLCLAGTAIGLLLVWLVPLTPVAAFGLALAGFSLGPIFPTLIAVISQLVPVRLLPSAIGFMTSLGAGGAAFFPWLAGTLANERGIWTILPYALVLTVIVLGLWLLFQYHARKLAQPGASQAA; this is encoded by the coding sequence GTGGAGCATACGACGACGACGCGACGATCGCAAGATGGACGCTCGAAGCTGTGGTTTCATATCGCGGTGGCGTTCGCCGCACTGATGTTCATCGGTACCAACGACGGCGCGATAGGCGTGCTCTTGCCGAGCTTGCAGCAGCAGTATGGCTTAGACAAGCGTACCGTGAGCTATCTCTTTTTCTCCGGCACCTGCGGCTATCTTGTCGCCGCGTTCACCAGCGGCCTGCTCGTCGAGTGGCTTGGACGGCGCACGTTCCTGACGCTCGGCGGCCTGGCGTTATTCACGGGCATGATCACCATCGCCAGCGTGCCGCCGTGGCTGATCGTGCTGCTGGCGCTGGTGGTGCTGGGCTTTGGCGTGGCGATCGTCGATGCGGGATTGAACGCCTACGTCGCATCGCTGCCGAATAACACGGCGCTGCTAAACTACCTGCATGCCTTCTACGGCGGCGGCGCGCTGGTCGGGCCGCTGCTCGCGTCGCAGATGCTCGCCTTTGGCTGGGGCTGGTATCGCGTGTACGGCCTGCTGGCAGTGCTGGCGGTGCTGCTCACCATCAATCTTGTCGTCGCCTTTCACGGCGCGGAGCAGCCATCGCACGACAGCGCGGCCCACGATCAGCAGCATACCGGAAACGTGATGCGCGCGGCGCTTGGCCTGCCGATCGTGTGGGTTGCGGCGCTGTTCCTGTTTTTATACGTCGGCGTCGAGGTCAGCGTCGGAAGCTGGGTCTATAGCTTTCTGACGGAGCATCGCGGGATCGCGACGCTGCTATCGGGGCGGCTGGTGAGCGGCTACTGGTTCGGGCTGATGCTCGGACGGCTGGTGCTCGGCGGTGTCACCGAGCGCCTGGGCAATGTGCTGGTGATCCAGCTCTGCCTGGCCGGTACCGCCATCGGGCTGCTGCTGGTCTGGCTGGTGCCGCTAACGCCCGTCGCCGCGTTCGGGCTGGCGCTGGCCGGGTTTAGCCTCGGCCCGATCTTTCCGACGCTGATCGCGGTGATCTCGCAGCTTGTGCCGGTGCGTCTGCTGCCGAGCGCGATCGGCTTTATGACCAGCCTGGGCGCTGGCGGGGCGGCCTTTTTTCCGTGGCTGGCGGGAACGCTGGCGAATGAGCGGGGCATCTGGACGATCCTGCCCTATGCGCTTGTGCTCACGGTGATCGTGCTGGGACTGTGGCTGCTCTTTCAATACCACGCCCGGAAGCTGGCGCAGCCCGGCGCGTCGCAGGCTGCCTAG
- a CDS encoding L-threonylcarbamoyladenylate synthase, producing the protein MTIVSADQIARAVAALRGGELVAFPTETVYGLGADAANETAVRRIFAAKGRPADHPLIVHLPGVDALTDWARDVPPAARRLAERFWPGPLTMILPKAPHVPDVVTGRQPSIGLRIPDHPVALALLAAFGGGIAAPSANRFGRISPTRAEHVQAELGDAVALILDGGPCRVGVESSIVDLTGEQPVLLRPGQISATQIAEVVGVPLAQAHKSTTRAPGTLPSHYAPVTRTMIIGTNELAPTVNDLLDERLRIAVLARHSAPIDHPGVTWRVAPSDADGYAHALYAHLRELDALRRDRIVVEAVPEGEAWLAIRDRLQRAASQEPGTES; encoded by the coding sequence ATGACGATTGTTTCGGCAGATCAGATCGCGCGGGCGGTGGCGGCGCTGCGCGGCGGAGAGCTGGTGGCGTTTCCCACGGAGACGGTCTACGGCCTGGGCGCGGATGCGGCCAACGAAACGGCGGTGCGGCGAATCTTCGCCGCGAAAGGGCGTCCAGCCGATCACCCGCTGATCGTCCATTTGCCAGGCGTAGACGCGCTTACCGACTGGGCGCGCGATGTGCCGCCTGCGGCGCGGCGGCTGGCCGAGCGTTTCTGGCCCGGCCCGCTAACGATGATTCTGCCCAAGGCACCGCACGTGCCGGATGTGGTTACGGGCCGACAGCCGAGCATCGGGCTGCGGATTCCTGATCATCCGGTCGCGCTCGCGCTGCTGGCCGCGTTCGGCGGAGGCATCGCCGCGCCCTCGGCTAACCGCTTCGGGCGCATCAGCCCGACACGGGCCGAGCATGTGCAGGCCGAGCTGGGCGATGCGGTGGCGCTGATCCTCGACGGCGGCCCGTGCCGCGTTGGCGTGGAGTCGAGCATTGTCGATCTCACGGGCGAGCAGCCGGTGCTGCTGCGGCCAGGACAGATCTCAGCGACACAGATCGCGGAGGTGGTGGGCGTGCCGCTGGCCCAGGCCCACAAATCCACCACACGCGCGCCGGGAACGCTGCCGAGCCACTATGCGCCGGTGACAAGAACAATGATTATCGGTACAAACGAACTCGCTCCTACTGTCAACGATCTCCTCGATGAGAGATTGCGTATCGCAGTGCTGGCCCGTCACAGCGCGCCGATCGATCATCCCGGCGTCACCTGGCGGGTTGCGCCGAGCGACGCCGACGGCTATGCCCACGCGCTCTACGCTCATCTACGTGAGCTAGACGCTCTGCGCCGCGATCGGATTGTGGTGGAGGCCGTGCCAGAGGGCGAGGCGTGGCTCGCGATCCGCGATCGATTGCAGCGAGCGGCGAGCCAGGAGCCAGGAACCGAGAGCTAA
- a CDS encoding Gfo/Idh/MocA family oxidoreductase gives MLQRPIRVVMYGLGQIGTGIARLILQQPHLELVGGIERDPIKVGSDLGELLGASQPLGVRVRSHPAQVLRQARPDVVVIATASFLQEVFPQIRDCLEVGARVISTCEELVYPAATHREVAQDIDEAATRAGVPVLGIGSNPGFVMDMLPILLTAPSIDIQQIHVERAIDASTRRVTLQQRIGAGLDPLAFRDWLHQRTTPHVGLVHSLRMIADALGWRLDRIVEHAEPIIAETWLRTPYVTVAPGQVAGIHQSARGFMARREVLNLDWRTAIGLTDTYDAVKIAGTPPIDMLIRGGIHGDLATAALMVRAIPHMTMLRPGLRTVLDLPVLHYAQPPERQPETRGAPPSTALPTAERTA, from the coding sequence ATGCTTCAGCGTCCGATCCGCGTTGTGATGTACGGTCTGGGCCAGATTGGCACCGGCATCGCCCGGTTGATTCTGCAACAGCCACACCTGGAGCTGGTCGGCGGCATCGAGCGCGATCCGATCAAAGTCGGCAGCGACCTGGGCGAACTCCTGGGCGCTTCACAGCCGCTTGGCGTGCGCGTTCGATCGCATCCGGCCCAGGTGCTCCGTCAGGCCCGGCCCGATGTCGTCGTGATCGCTACGGCCTCGTTTCTTCAGGAGGTCTTTCCGCAGATTCGCGATTGCCTGGAAGTCGGCGCGCGGGTCATCTCGACCTGCGAGGAGCTGGTCTATCCGGCGGCGACGCATCGCGAGGTGGCGCAGGACATCGACGAGGCGGCCACGCGCGCTGGAGTACCCGTGCTTGGCATCGGCAGTAATCCCGGCTTTGTGATGGACATGCTGCCGATCCTGCTGACCGCGCCAAGCATCGATATTCAGCAGATCCATGTCGAGCGCGCGATCGACGCCAGCACCCGCCGCGTCACGCTCCAGCAGCGCATCGGCGCGGGCCTCGATCCACTGGCCTTCCGCGACTGGCTTCACCAGCGCACCACGCCGCATGTCGGGCTGGTCCACTCGCTGCGGATGATCGCCGACGCGCTGGGCTGGCGGCTCGATCGGATCGTCGAGCACGCCGAGCCGATTATCGCCGAAACCTGGCTGCGCACGCCGTATGTCACCGTCGCCCCCGGACAGGTCGCGGGCATTCATCAGTCGGCGCGCGGCTTTATGGCGCGGCGCGAGGTCCTGAATCTTGATTGGCGCACAGCAATCGGCCTGACCGACACGTACGATGCGGTCAAAATCGCGGGCACGCCGCCGATCGACATGCTGATTCGGGGCGGCATCCACGGCGACTTGGCGACCGCTGCGCTAATGGTACGGGCCATCCCCCACATGACGATGCTGCGGCCTGGCCTGCGCACGGTGCTCGATCTACCCGTGCTGCACTACGCGCAGCCGCCCGAACGACAGCCTGAGACGCGCGGAGCCCCGCCCTCAACCGCGCTGCCCACCGCCGAGCGGACAGCATAA